The Apium graveolens cultivar Ventura chromosome 6, ASM990537v1, whole genome shotgun sequence genome contains a region encoding:
- the LOC141667165 gene encoding E3 ubiquitin-protein ligase ATL59-like, with amino-acid sequence MLGSSMNWITTVIGFAMSATFIVFICARLICGRMRRFESPPMFEIDSRMIDLEQAEHHRISGLEPVVVAAIPTMKFTREAFSSLEDPQCTICLGEYQEKEVLRIMPKCGHTFHVSCIDLWLRKQSTCPVCRLSVEDPFKTKFAAAIAPPVEMSQRIQMPNSPIEHSQQWLLPVAEPSEGNSDSLRQTEVVSENPQHIRTGDVGTRS; translated from the exons ATGTTGGGATCAAGTATGAATTGGATTACTACAGTCATTGGCTTTGCGATGAGCGCCACGTTTATTGTGTTCATCTGTGCTAGACTGATTTGTGGTAGAATGCGAAGGTTTGAGTCACCTCCAATGTTTGAAATCGACTCGAGGATGATTGATCTCGAGCAG GCAGAGCATCATCGGATTAGTGGGCTTGAACCGGTTGTCGTTGCTGCCATCCCCACTATGAAATTCACTCGTGAGGCTTTTAGCTCTCTGGAAGATCCACA ATGCACAATTTGCTTAGGAGAATACCAGGAGAAAGAAGTACTAAGAATCATGCCAAAATGTGGACACACTTTTCACGTCTCTTGCATTGATTTATGGCTTAGGAAGCAGTCTACTTGTCCAGTTTGTCGTCTGTCAGTTGAGGATCCATTCAAAACAAAATTTGCAGCAGCAATTGCACCACCAGTTGAAATGTCTCAAAGGATACAAATGCCAAATTCTCCTATTGAACATTCTCAGCAATGGCTGCTCCCAGTTGCTGAGCCTTCTGAAGGTAATAGTGATAGTCTTAGGCAAACTGAAGTAGTTTCAGAAAATCCACAACATATTCGTACTGGAGATGTCGGAACAAGATCATAA